CATAAACAAAACTGTATTGCGTGAGGTTTTGTTGATCTGAATCCCGTACTTATCCATCAGAATCTTGGTTTTAAACGTATCGCCATCCCAACCAGTGCCACCGACAGCAAGCGTCACACGGGTGGCATCAAGCACGAACTCGTCCTGTTCCCAACAATCCCAGATGTCGGTCCAGCCCTGCTCGGAATCATAGTAGCTTTGAACGCCACTTTCGCGATGCTTTTGGGGGATCATGTCTCCTGCGGTCAAAACCTTGAAGTATTTTTGCAGTTTCGGATGGGTTGAGATCGCTCGACGCATAGACATTGCTGCCTCGACCTGTCTTTGGACAAACTCAAAGCCTTCAAGTTCGACCTGACGTCGGCCTACATCCAACGACGCAATGATCTGATAGTTGGGTGAGGTTGACGTGTGGGTCATATAGGCTTCGCGGAAGCTGGCCTCGACCTCACCTTTGAAGTCTTGATCGTTGACATGGATCATCGAACCTTGCCGCAGCGACGTAAGGGTTTTGTGGGTTGAATGGGTGGCATAAACACGAATTCTGGCATCTGGCGGCGGGATGAGGCGCGTGTTCAGCAATGTCTCTTCGTCGGCTTTCTCAAGCTTTTTTTGCTGCTCTAGATAGGCCCGTTCGTGATCATCGGTTCGCAAGCGATCACGTAAGTTGTTTGCCGCATTCATGGCTGTGCGCTGGCGATAGGTCGGACCAAACCGGGCAAAGGCAAACCAGGCTTCATCCCACAGAAAAACAAGGTCGGGCTTGATCGCCAGACATTCCTCCATCACCCGTTCGACATTGTAAACGATGCCGTCGAAGGTGCAGTTTGTCAGCAGCAGCATCCGCACGCGATCCAGCTTGCCCTCGGCCTTTAGTTCGAGCAGTTGATGCTTGATCTCACGCAGGGGCACTGCGCCATACATCGAGTATTCATTCAACGGATAGCTGTCGAGATAGACAACCTGTGCACCCGCCAGAACCATGCCGTAATGGTGCGATTTGTGGCAATCCCGATCCACCAATACAATGTCGCCCGGCCGAACCAAACCCTGAACCACGATCTTGTTGCATGTCGACGTGCCATTGGTGGCAAAAAAAGTCTGCTTGGAGCCGAACGCGCGGCTTGCCAGTTCCTGTGCTTCTTTAATTGGGCCGTGGGGTTCCAACAGGCTGTCCAGCCCCCCCGACGTTGCCGACGTTTCGGCCATGAAGATGTTGGGGCCGTAAAAGGCGCCCATATCCTGAATCCAGTGGCTACGAGAAATGGATTTTCCGCGGCTGATCGGCAGGGCATGGAAAACACCCGTGGGTTGCTTTGAATACTCGACCAAAGCGGTGAAGAACGGAGTTTTGAAACGCGCCTGAACGCCGCGCAATATATTCAGATGCAGTTCAAGAAAGTCCTCCTGATTATAGAACACGCGGCGGCAGATCCCCAGATCCAGACCGGCAATATCCTCGACCGAGCGATCCGTGACCAGATAGGCATCAAGTTCAGGGCGGACTTTTGCGACCAGACGGCACAGTTCGGGGCCGTAGCTTTCAGGCTCTAACGCCTCGATATCCTCGATCCCGCCTGCGCGGTTCAAGTAACGTGTCAAAATGGCCAGCTCGACCTGCGAATCCATCTTCAATCCGGGTCGCACAACGATGGCTTGAATGTT
This DNA window, taken from Aliiroseovarius sp. F47248L, encodes the following:
- a CDS encoding aminotransferase class I/II-fold pyridoxal phosphate-dependent enzyme yields the protein MQSVSDYYSALQLRSDRWSALRDATAALSRDAGSDKAKHSIEKINQLFNSLSLIEAYWAFPGMQAFDLVRRQFEHGKYDDVAFSVQRITRALTTGAYRRRHVPLERDSVDADEHEDEVVQSLEARALTKPYFEVLVVDDLNEHQERWLKNSFSRMRRDEDPFHYEIVVVPSLQDALIGVLFNHNIQAIVVRPGLKMDSQVELAILTRYLNRAGGIEDIEALEPESYGPELCRLVAKVRPELDAYLVTDRSVEDIAGLDLGICRRVFYNQEDFLELHLNILRGVQARFKTPFFTALVEYSKQPTGVFHALPISRGKSISRSHWIQDMGAFYGPNIFMAETSATSGGLDSLLEPHGPIKEAQELASRAFGSKQTFFATNGTSTCNKIVVQGLVRPGDIVLVDRDCHKSHHYGMVLAGAQVVYLDSYPLNEYSMYGAVPLREIKHQLLELKAEGKLDRVRMLLLTNCTFDGIVYNVERVMEECLAIKPDLVFLWDEAWFAFARFGPTYRQRTAMNAANNLRDRLRTDDHERAYLEQQKKLEKADEETLLNTRLIPPPDARIRVYATHSTHKTLTSLRQGSMIHVNDQDFKGEVEASFREAYMTHTSTSPNYQIIASLDVGRRQVELEGFEFVQRQVEAAMSMRRAISTHPKLQKYFKVLTAGDMIPQKHRESGVQSYYDSEQGWTDIWDCWEQDEFVLDATRVTLAVGGTGWDGDTFKTKILMDKYGIQINKTSRNTVLFMTNIGTTRSSVAYLIEVLVEIASDLDDLLDDASIMERRGFEKRVNNLMHDLPPLPDFSRFHDSFRTDQTTSEGDIRSAFFLSYDEKNCDYLELEGSLESAEEGGADVVSASFIIPYPPGFPILVPGQVVSPEILAFMRALDVSEIHGYREDLGLRVFTQDALKQQMKTNNARLKLNAARNK